A single Triticum dicoccoides isolate Atlit2015 ecotype Zavitan chromosome 2A, WEW_v2.0, whole genome shotgun sequence DNA region contains:
- the LOC119355368 gene encoding glyceraldehyde-3-phosphate dehydrogenase A, chloroplastic-like, producing the protein MASPMLSTAMAPLQGGMLEFSGLRSSSSLPLRRNATSDDFMSAVSFRTYAVSTSGGSRKAPTEAKLKVAINGFGRIGRNFLRCWHGRGDSSPLEVIAINDTGGVKQASHLLKYDSTLGIFDADVKPVGDNAISVDGKVIKVVSDRNPSNLPWGEMGIDLVIEGTGVFVDRAGAGKHLEAGAKKVLITAPGKGDIPTYVCGVNADLYTHADTIISNASCTTNCLAPFVKVLDQKFGIIKGTMTTTHSYTGDQRLLDASHRDLRRARAAALNIVPTSTGAAKAVALVLPNLKGKLNGIALRVPTPNVSVVDLVVQVSKKTLAEEVNQAFRDAAANELKGILDVCDEPLVSVDFRCSDVSSTIDASLSMVMGDDMVKVIAWYDNEWGYSQRVVDLADIVADQWK; encoded by the exons ATGGCGTCGCCCATGCTCTCCACGGCCATGGCGCCACTCCAG GGGGGCATGCTGGAGTTCTCCGGGCTGAGgagctcgtcgtcgctgccgctccgGCGGAATGCCACCTCCGACGACTTCATGTCCGCGGTTTCCTTCAGGACGTACGCG GTGAGCACCAGCGGCGGGTCGCGCAAGGCGCCGACGGAGGCCAAACTCAAGGTGGCGATCAACGGGTTCGGGCGCATCGGGCGCAACTTCCTGCGGTGCTGGCACGGGCGCGGCGACAGCTCGCCGCTGGAGGTGATCGCCATCAACGACACCGGAGGCGTGAAGCAGGCGTCCCACCTCCTCAAGTACGACTCCACGCTGGGCATCTTCGACGCGGACGTCAAGCCCGTGGGCGACAACGCCATCTCCGTGGACGGCAAGGTGATCAAGGTGGTGTCCGACCGCAACCCCTCCAACCTGCCGTGGGGCGAGATGGGCATCGACCTCGTCATCGAGGGCACCGGCGTCTTCGTCGACCGCGCCGGCGCGGGCAAGCATCTCGAGGCCGGCGCCAAGAAGGTGCTCATCACCGCGCCCGGCAAGGGCGACATCCCCACCTACGTCTGCGGCGTCAACGCCGACCTCTACACCCACGCCGACACCATCATCAGCAACGCCTCCTGCACCACCAACTGCCTCGCCCCCTTCGTCAAGGTGCTCGACCAAAAGTTCG GCATCATCAAGGGAACCATGACCACAACCCACTCCTACACCGGCGACCAGAGGCTGCTGGACGCGAGCCACCGCGACCTGCGCCGTGCCCGTGCCGCCGCGCTCAACATCGTGCCCACCTCCACCGGCGCGGCCAAGGCCGTGGCGCTGGTGCTGCCCAACCTCAAGGGCAAGCTCAACGGGATCGCGCTCCGGGTGCCCACCCCCAACGTGTCCGTCGTCGACCTCGTGGTGCAGGTCTCCAAGAAGACCCTCGCCGAGGAGGTGAACCAGGCGTTCcgcgacgccgccgccaacgagcTCAAGGGCATCCTCGACGTCTGCGACGAGCCGCTCGTGTCCGTCGACTTCAGGTGCTCCGACGTGTCCTCCACCATCGACGCGTCGCTCAGCATGGTCATGGGAGACGACATGGTCAAGGTCATCGCGTGGTACGACAACGAGTGGGGTTACTCCCAGAGGGTCGTCGACCTCGCCGACATCGTCGCCGACCAATGGAAGTGA